One Candidatus Eisenbacteria bacterium genomic region harbors:
- a CDS encoding VOC family protein — protein MKAINPCLWFDSQAEEAARFYTSIFKKSKIGTITRYGESASKAGGRPKGSVMTVTFQLDGQEFMALNGGPIFKFSEAISLMLNCDTQEEIDYFWQKLSEGGEQRPCGWLKDKYGLSWQIVPAIMGEWMKDNTRYERVMDALLKMKKLDIKVLKQAYEGEKAGVR, from the coding sequence ATGAAAGCGATCAACCCCTGCCTGTGGTTCGATAGTCAAGCCGAGGAGGCGGCGCGTTTTTACACCTCTATTTTCAAGAAATCCAAGATTGGAACCATTACCCGCTATGGAGAGTCAGCATCGAAAGCCGGCGGAAGGCCGAAGGGGTCGGTGATGACCGTAACGTTCCAGCTCGATGGCCAGGAGTTCATGGCCCTGAACGGCGGTCCCATCTTCAAATTCAGCGAGGCGATCTCGCTCATGCTGAACTGCGACACCCAGGAAGAGATCGACTATTTCTGGCAGAAGCTTTCCGAAGGTGGAGAGCAGAGGCCGTGCGGCTGGCTCAAGGACAAATACGGCCTCTCCTGGCAAATCGTCCCCGCAATCATGGGTGAATGGATGAAAGACAACACCCGATACGAGAGAGTGATGGATGCTCTTCTCAAAATGAAGAAGCTCGACATCAAGGTTCTGAAGCAAGCGTACGAGGGCGAAAAGGCCGGAGTTCGCTAG
- a CDS encoding APC family permease, which translates to MADHPPEGPTPSIPELPPEEGGPVQVSGVLRFLERAFEIVVGPARRITDPHLFHKISLAAFLAWVGLGADGLSSSAYGPEAAFRALGENTFLAIPLAILTAVTVVVIAVSYMRIIERFPAGGGGYVVATKLLGPGAGLMSGSALLVDYVLTIAISLASCSESIFSLFPPAMQPLRGPFTFLLLASLTLLNLRGVRESVAVISPIFLVFIVSHVGAILAAVVLNLHQVPIEVNHLREQSVRAVQETGWIPLLMLLFRAFTLGGGTYTGIEAVSNGVPMLREPKVETAKATMRYMAFSLALIAGGILVGYLLYQVRPVPGKTLNAVLWYAVAGQLFPPGSHLGSALVAVVLLSAGALLFVAAQTGFLGGPRVLVYMALDRWVPSRFANLSERLVSSNGVMFMAIAAATVLAVTGGAVHVLVVLYSINVFLTFSLAQLGMIRDALHLRREGKQWRQPLMVSGIGFVVTGLLLVGTVSFKFGEGGWATLLVTTILALCCVAIRRHYIRTAQSLHRLDDTLTTVPLPRGEPTTAPMQRNAQTAILTVTNFGGLGIHSLLNQFRIFPNQFKQIVFVSVGAIDSGKFKGADEIEALRKSTEAELQKYVDFARKLGMPAEYRYSIGTDIVDELEALCLQASKDYPRSVTFGGQLVFQKEGAIVRWLHNQTCPALQRRLAFHGLPMVILPVRVY; encoded by the coding sequence ATGGCCGATCACCCGCCGGAAGGACCCACCCCCAGCATCCCCGAGCTGCCTCCCGAGGAGGGAGGGCCGGTCCAGGTGTCCGGCGTGTTGCGATTCCTCGAGCGTGCGTTCGAGATCGTCGTCGGCCCCGCGCGCCGGATCACCGACCCCCACCTATTCCATAAGATCTCGCTCGCGGCGTTTCTCGCCTGGGTCGGCTTGGGCGCGGACGGGCTCTCGTCCTCGGCCTACGGCCCTGAGGCCGCGTTCCGGGCCTTGGGGGAAAACACGTTCCTCGCGATCCCGCTCGCGATTCTCACCGCGGTCACGGTTGTGGTCATCGCGGTGAGCTACATGCGGATCATCGAGCGCTTCCCGGCGGGGGGCGGAGGATACGTCGTCGCGACGAAGCTCTTGGGTCCCGGAGCGGGGCTCATGTCGGGATCCGCGCTCCTCGTCGATTACGTGCTCACGATCGCGATCTCGCTCGCGAGCTGCTCGGAGTCGATATTCAGCTTGTTCCCGCCGGCGATGCAGCCGCTCCGTGGTCCTTTCACGTTTCTTCTGCTCGCGAGCCTCACCCTGCTGAACTTGCGCGGCGTTCGCGAGTCGGTTGCGGTCATCTCCCCCATCTTCTTGGTATTCATCGTGAGCCACGTGGGAGCAATCCTGGCCGCCGTCGTCCTGAATCTCCATCAGGTCCCCATCGAGGTGAATCATCTGCGAGAGCAATCCGTCCGCGCGGTGCAGGAGACGGGGTGGATCCCGCTCCTCATGCTGCTGTTCCGGGCCTTCACCCTGGGCGGCGGAACCTATACCGGCATCGAGGCGGTGAGCAACGGCGTGCCGATGCTGCGGGAGCCGAAAGTCGAGACGGCGAAGGCGACGATGCGGTACATGGCGTTTTCGCTCGCTCTCATCGCCGGGGGGATCCTGGTCGGATATCTGCTGTACCAGGTCCGCCCGGTGCCGGGAAAGACTCTGAACGCGGTGCTGTGGTATGCCGTGGCCGGGCAGCTCTTTCCACCGGGAAGCCATCTCGGGAGCGCGCTGGTCGCCGTTGTCCTGCTCTCGGCGGGCGCCCTGCTCTTCGTCGCCGCCCAGACCGGATTTCTCGGCGGGCCCCGCGTGCTGGTCTACATGGCGCTCGACCGCTGGGTCCCCTCGCGATTCGCCAACCTCTCCGAGCGGCTTGTCAGCTCGAACGGGGTCATGTTCATGGCGATCGCGGCGGCTACGGTGCTCGCCGTCACAGGCGGAGCCGTGCACGTCCTCGTCGTGCTTTACAGCATCAACGTCTTTCTGACGTTCTCGCTCGCTCAATTGGGAATGATTCGCGACGCCTTGCACTTGAGACGCGAGGGAAAGCAGTGGCGCCAGCCCCTCATGGTGAGCGGCATCGGGTTCGTCGTCACCGGGCTTCTTCTGGTTGGAACGGTCTCATTCAAGTTCGGCGAGGGTGGATGGGCCACCCTGCTCGTCACGACGATCCTCGCGCTTTGCTGCGTTGCGATCCGCCGACATTACATCCGGACCGCGCAGAGCCTGCACCGGCTGGACGACACGCTGACCACGGTCCCGCTGCCCCGGGGTGAGCCCACCACCGCCCCGATGCAGCGGAACGCGCAGACGGCGATCCTGACGGTGACGAACTTCGGCGGGCTGGGCATCCACTCGCTCTTGAACCAGTTCCGCATCTTCCCGAATCAGTTCAAGCAGATCGTCTTCGTGTCGGTGGGCGCGATCGATTCAGGAAAATTCAAAGGCGCGGACGAAATCGAAGCCTTGCGGAAGAGCACCGAGGCGGAGCTGCAAAAGTACGTGGACTTCGCGCGGAAGCTCGGGATGCCCGCCGAGTATCGCTACTCGATCGGCACCGACATCGTCGACGAGCTGGAGGCGCTCTGCCTCCAGGCGAGCAAGGACTACCCCCGGTCCGTCACGTTCGGCGGCCAGCTCGTGTTCCAGAAGGAAGGGGCCATCGTCCGATGGCTCCACAATCAGACCTGCCCCGCGCTCCAGCGGCGGCTGGCGTTCCACGGCCTGCCGATGGTGATTCTTCCGGTGCGGGTGTACTAG
- a CDS encoding cold-shock protein, with protein sequence MRKRGTVKWFNESKGFGFIQQPGGEDVFVHYSAIQGEGFKTLAEGQAVEFEIVEGPKGKQAANVTTV encoded by the coding sequence ATGCGCAAGCGCGGAACCGTGAAATGGTTCAACGAGTCGAAGGGATTTGGCTTCATCCAGCAGCCGGGGGGCGAGGACGTGTTCGTACACTACTCGGCCATCCAGGGAGAGGGCTTCAAGACCCTCGCCGAGGGTCAGGCGGTGGAGTTCGAGATCGTCGAAGGCCCGAAAGGCAAACAGGCAGCCAACGTGACGACGGTCTAG
- a CDS encoding insulinase family protein, whose protein sequence is MTARLSRISEVRTRMRANPALLLLALLLVPAQEASALPDLVRTLPNKITVVVREVHTRPIVSIQAWMRAGTRDEAVKDRGLAVGTAQCIMEATSERDPGQMQKEVYALAGTYASDAGYDYSYFDLTVPAPSFVKGLKLLADGLMHARLDGPVMDLALGRAKGLARTVLADADRAAVNTVRAQLHEGTPLVSPLAIHEHEFTGITATLIQRFYRDYYVAENLTVVVVGDVDAEDAVTKVGAAFGAMQRGKASSRSRFNERPFEGPRAVLDRNPPDTHGAAVAVGFRAPVWGSADALALDILMAVLVDSPSSRAQTRLNSGNAEFLRAAAIREYETDGGTVALTLAVNPDSLQDAEGALLTMVEQARSTPVTAQELDAAVTSVLLRDLFTRADQSGVGRATALAFLRGAPGSDDVYVRRLKALRPEDLIAVARKYLDMKKAVVVEMGPSDVMNRFKQSDLERRVREKQAVYVAAYRGGPQVTASGDAERQARIDAALKQIPAKAESAGRGRVVRTALPGGARLLTSEDHSAPLVSVALYFMGGVRYESDKTNGVTALVREALLNSYDPRGKGLTYRQTLGQMGKLTSYQDKDMWGCAVTLPSDSWREALQRMGSMFAHPGLDTVNVDATRIYVLDELDKWLDDDQAQRERLIFPTKYQISGYRLPALGSHRTLVSMPHSEIEDFYRRFVVQQNMVVCVFGDIDASLAPPAAEEAVRDVSTKAFRPGTVAQEGDFEGFREKWELGQGANSTVALAFNGPPARSPDIPALYVFASLLSGPKGWFEQYIIKTGGAKGANAILSQAMDECPLIATLTVGGPLQEEDMVKLLFRQIKKAALLPLHGDLAPDLVYAKTLASGGYLMALDSNPTRALQYARAELFGLGIDYPILLPAKIEGTTSDDLLRIGLRYFQKDQWNRAPYAICETRPGGW, encoded by the coding sequence ATGACCGCACGTCTGTCCCGGATCTCGGAGGTCCGCACCCGAATGCGCGCCAACCCAGCCCTTCTGCTCCTCGCCCTGCTCCTGGTCCCGGCTCAAGAAGCCTCCGCCCTGCCCGATCTCGTTCGGACCCTGCCCAACAAGATCACGGTCGTCGTGCGCGAAGTTCATACCCGCCCCATCGTCTCGATTCAGGCCTGGATGCGCGCGGGCACCCGCGACGAGGCGGTAAAGGACCGCGGTCTGGCGGTCGGGACCGCGCAGTGCATCATGGAGGCGACCTCCGAGCGTGATCCGGGACAGATGCAGAAGGAGGTCTACGCGCTGGCGGGCACGTACGCGAGCGATGCGGGCTACGACTACTCCTACTTCGATCTCACCGTCCCGGCGCCTTCCTTTGTAAAGGGCCTCAAGCTTCTCGCCGACGGGCTGATGCACGCGCGTCTGGACGGGCCGGTCATGGATCTGGCGCTCGGCAGGGCGAAGGGGCTCGCGCGCACGGTCCTCGCCGATGCGGATCGCGCCGCGGTGAACACGGTGCGCGCCCAGCTCCACGAGGGGACGCCGCTCGTATCACCCCTGGCGATCCACGAGCACGAGTTTACCGGGATCACGGCGACCCTGATCCAGCGGTTCTATCGCGATTACTACGTCGCGGAGAATCTGACGGTCGTCGTGGTCGGAGACGTGGACGCCGAGGACGCTGTCACGAAGGTTGGGGCGGCATTCGGCGCGATGCAGCGCGGGAAGGCCTCGTCGCGCTCGCGCTTCAACGAGCGGCCTTTCGAGGGCCCGCGCGCCGTTCTCGATCGCAATCCGCCCGATACCCACGGCGCGGCGGTCGCCGTCGGCTTCCGCGCGCCGGTCTGGGGAAGCGCGGACGCGCTCGCGCTCGACATTCTCATGGCCGTGCTGGTCGACAGCCCCTCCTCGCGCGCTCAAACGCGGCTCAACTCGGGGAACGCCGAGTTTCTCCGCGCCGCGGCGATACGGGAATACGAGACGGACGGCGGCACGGTCGCGCTCACCCTCGCCGTCAATCCCGACAGTTTGCAGGATGCCGAAGGGGCGCTCCTGACGATGGTGGAGCAGGCGCGGTCGACCCCGGTCACCGCCCAGGAGCTCGACGCCGCGGTCACGTCCGTGCTGTTGCGGGATCTCTTCACGCGAGCCGACCAGAGCGGGGTCGGGCGCGCCACCGCGCTCGCTTTCCTCCGAGGGGCTCCCGGTTCGGACGACGTCTACGTGCGGCGGTTGAAGGCGCTCCGACCCGAAGATCTAATCGCGGTCGCCCGCAAGTACCTCGACATGAAGAAGGCGGTCGTGGTGGAGATGGGTCCCTCCGACGTCATGAACAGGTTCAAGCAAAGCGATCTCGAGCGGCGGGTTCGCGAGAAGCAAGCGGTGTATGTGGCCGCGTACCGCGGCGGGCCCCAGGTGACCGCCAGCGGAGACGCCGAACGCCAGGCCAGGATCGATGCGGCGCTCAAGCAGATCCCAGCCAAAGCGGAGAGCGCCGGCCGCGGCCGGGTCGTGCGCACGGCACTTCCGGGGGGCGCGCGGCTCCTGACGAGCGAAGACCACAGCGCGCCGCTCGTCTCGGTCGCGCTCTATTTCATGGGAGGGGTGCGGTACGAGAGCGACAAGACGAACGGGGTGACGGCGCTGGTGCGCGAGGCGCTCCTCAACTCGTACGATCCCCGAGGCAAGGGGCTCACCTACCGCCAGACGCTCGGCCAGATGGGGAAGCTCACCTCCTACCAGGACAAGGACATGTGGGGGTGCGCGGTGACGCTCCCATCCGATTCGTGGCGGGAAGCGCTCCAGCGTATGGGCTCGATGTTCGCCCATCCGGGTCTCGATACGGTGAACGTGGACGCGACCCGGATTTACGTTCTCGACGAGCTCGATAAATGGCTCGACGACGACCAGGCCCAGCGCGAGCGGCTCATTTTTCCGACCAAGTACCAAATCAGCGGCTATCGGCTGCCGGCGCTGGGCTCACACCGGACGCTCGTGAGCATGCCGCACTCGGAGATCGAGGACTTCTACCGCAGATTCGTGGTCCAGCAGAACATGGTCGTCTGCGTCTTCGGGGACATCGACGCCTCCCTGGCTCCGCCAGCCGCGGAAGAGGCGGTTCGCGATGTTTCGACAAAGGCCTTCCGACCGGGAACCGTGGCGCAAGAGGGAGATTTCGAAGGGTTCCGCGAGAAGTGGGAGCTCGGGCAGGGCGCGAACAGTACCGTGGCGCTCGCGTTCAATGGGCCGCCGGCGCGAAGCCCGGACATCCCGGCGCTCTACGTGTTCGCATCGCTCCTGAGCGGGCCCAAGGGGTGGTTCGAGCAATACATCATCAAGACGGGCGGGGCCAAGGGAGCGAACGCCATCCTCTCGCAGGCTATGGACGAATGCCCCCTGATCGCGACCCTGACGGTGGGGGGCCCGCTCCAGGAAGAGGACATGGTCAAGCTCCTGTTCCGACAGATCAAGAAGGCCGCGCTCCTGCCGCTTCACGGGGACCTCGCGCCGGACCTCGTGTACGCGAAGACGCTGGCGTCCGGCGGCTACCTCATGGCCCTCGATTCCAACCCGACGCGCGCCCTCCAGTACGCGCGGGCAGAGCTCTTTGGGTTGGGGATCGATTATCCGATCCTCCTGCCGGCGAAGATCGAAGGAACGACCTCCGACGACCTCCTTCGCATCGGGCTCAGGTACTTCCAAAAAGATCAGTGGAATCGGGCGCCGTACGCGATCTGCGAGACGCGCCCCGGCGGCTGGTAG
- a CDS encoding zinc-binding protein, translating to MVESDKVIKCRDCGEEFVFTAGEQAFYKERGFQHEPTRCRRCRDEKKRQGPGAVAGPLSAAPASTGTSSREFHEAVCSSCGVTTQVPFKPTAGKPVYCRDCFQSVRAGRGVGAS from the coding sequence ATGGTGGAGAGCGATAAGGTCATCAAGTGTAGGGACTGCGGGGAGGAGTTTGTATTCACTGCGGGGGAGCAGGCTTTCTACAAGGAACGTGGCTTCCAGCATGAGCCGACCCGGTGCCGGCGCTGCCGTGACGAGAAGAAGCGGCAGGGCCCGGGAGCGGTGGCGGGACCACTCAGCGCGGCCCCCGCATCCACGGGAACGTCCTCGCGCGAGTTTCACGAAGCGGTCTGCTCCTCGTGCGGCGTGACGACGCAGGTTCCGTTCAAGCCGACCGCGGGCAAGCCGGTCTATTGCCGGGACTGCTTCCAGTCTGTTCGCGCCGGAAGGGGGGTTGGCGCCTCGTAG
- a CDS encoding cold shock domain-containing protein: MKHHGSVKWFNETKGYGFIREDSGEEFFVHHSAIQCEGFRTLAEGEVVEFESMEGQKGKQAANVVKVRT, from the coding sequence TTGAAGCACCACGGCTCGGTCAAGTGGTTCAACGAGACCAAGGGTTACGGGTTCATCCGCGAAGATTCCGGCGAGGAGTTCTTCGTTCACCACTCGGCGATCCAATGTGAGGGCTTTCGGACGCTCGCAGAAGGAGAGGTCGTCGAGTTCGAATCGATGGAGGGTCAGAAGGGGAAGCAAGCCGCCAACGTCGTGAAAGTCCGGACCTAG
- a CDS encoding bifunctional metallophosphatase/5'-nucleotidase: MRILATLAAFVFLNAARVTISSAAWPDHPDSLIILHTNDIHAHLLPFDDSQGTVVGGAAARAALIARLRSSDRKTLLLDAGDVFQGTPLYNFFRGVPDYRSMTLMRYDAGALGNHELDDGPASWLRARSEAAFPILSANVFVAGDSSWASRLFPVPAGIRRGARWIGGARVPDGAPLRYLATPYVVREVDGVRIAMLGLTTGEIVSIVSRTRNPGVAVSDPIAVASTLVPELRAKADFVIAVTHVGVGEDRALASRVPGIDLIVGGHSHTFLWDPVFVSNRNANGYGGTAIVQAGRWGDRVGRIAVGVGPRGIRGLTDALLPVRPSEGEDPRVAAMLQPFRDSIATSMDKPVFRNPAPVSMSGLEQGETPLGDFVADVILETSHADLAVMNAGGIRAPLPQGRVTVGDIYTVLPFDNTVVTVPMKGWQVRELLDFIARRLGKGGFAQVSGVQFVIRRGRADYIRVGGHPLESDRAYRVGTIDFLYGGGDGYTMFEKAGPAVRSGVFTRDAAIDFLRRHPGYEFKKRDRIHWEGALPMRDLFHFSR; the protein is encoded by the coding sequence GTGCGAATCCTCGCGACCCTCGCGGCTTTCGTCTTTCTCAACGCGGCCCGCGTAACGATTTCGTCCGCGGCCTGGCCGGACCATCCGGATTCCCTCATCATCCTCCACACGAACGACATCCACGCCCATCTGCTTCCCTTTGACGATTCGCAGGGGACGGTCGTGGGTGGCGCGGCGGCGCGCGCGGCGCTGATCGCGCGGCTCCGATCCTCCGATCGGAAGACGCTGCTCCTCGACGCGGGGGACGTGTTTCAGGGCACGCCGCTCTACAACTTCTTCCGCGGAGTGCCCGACTATCGCTCGATGACCCTCATGCGCTACGACGCGGGCGCGCTCGGAAACCACGAGCTGGACGACGGCCCCGCCTCCTGGCTCCGCGCGCGCTCCGAGGCCGCGTTCCCGATCCTGAGCGCCAACGTGTTCGTCGCGGGGGACAGCTCGTGGGCGTCCCGGCTCTTCCCCGTACCGGCCGGGATCCGGCGGGGCGCGCGGTGGATCGGCGGAGCCCGGGTTCCGGATGGCGCGCCGCTCCGATATCTCGCGACGCCCTACGTCGTACGCGAGGTGGACGGCGTCAGGATCGCGATGTTGGGGCTCACGACGGGAGAGATCGTGTCGATCGTGAGCCGCACGCGCAACCCCGGCGTTGCGGTATCCGATCCGATCGCGGTCGCGTCGACTCTCGTCCCGGAGCTCAGGGCGAAGGCGGATTTCGTGATCGCCGTGACCCACGTCGGGGTCGGCGAGGACCGCGCCCTCGCCTCGCGCGTACCCGGGATCGATCTCATCGTCGGGGGGCACAGCCACACCTTTCTCTGGGATCCGGTCTTTGTCTCCAATCGGAACGCGAACGGATACGGAGGCACCGCAATCGTGCAGGCCGGCCGCTGGGGAGACCGGGTCGGACGGATCGCGGTCGGGGTCGGTCCCCGCGGAATTCGGGGCCTGACCGACGCGCTCCTTCCCGTCCGCCCCAGCGAAGGGGAGGATCCGCGGGTGGCCGCGATGCTCCAACCCTTCCGGGACTCGATCGCGACCTCCATGGACAAGCCGGTCTTTCGGAATCCGGCGCCGGTGAGCATGTCGGGGCTCGAGCAGGGGGAGACCCCGCTGGGCGACTTCGTCGCCGACGTCATCCTCGAGACCTCGCACGCCGATCTCGCTGTCATGAACGCGGGCGGGATCCGCGCGCCCTTGCCGCAGGGGCGCGTCACCGTCGGCGACATCTACACCGTGCTCCCGTTCGACAACACGGTTGTGACGGTCCCGATGAAGGGCTGGCAGGTGCGGGAGCTTCTCGATTTCATCGCCCGGCGGCTGGGCAAGGGGGGATTCGCCCAGGTCTCGGGTGTCCAGTTCGTGATCCGGCGCGGGCGGGCGGACTACATCCGCGTGGGGGGACACCCTCTGGAGAGCGACCGCGCTTACCGGGTGGGGACGATCGATTTCCTCTACGGAGGCGGCGACGGCTACACGATGTTCGAGAAAGCGGGACCCGCCGTGAGAAGCGGCGTCTTCACGCGGGACGCGGCCATCGATTTTCTTCGCAGGCACCCCGGCTACGAATTCAAGAAGCGCGACCGCATTCATTGGGAAGGCGCGCTCCCGATGCGGGATCTGTTTCACTTCTCCCGGTAG
- a CDS encoding DUF4139 domain-containing protein, which yields MTGFRLPVSTLLALFITVLPAAAHAAVAQRAPGRVELVIYNNDLALVREPYVLKLSPGRNDVTLEGVPRRIDSTSVRLEGDGFRVLRQSFDYDLWNGDRVFRRFLGDSIVYRYASRAYHGRLVGIEGDDLFIERRDSVGVLTMIDRRQISELEFSSRMGLATRPSLRWQVESAKGGTEAAILSYLTSGIEWSGEYAVILDPGEKEVELSGWASVVNRTGTTYEDAKVALVAGDLHRAGETPDRGPASEEAPSAAPAPKAQDLFAYHLYPLPGSMDLRYLETTQIPLVGPVRVPARRAYVYDAARDGSRVRVRLELGNEKTQGLGVPLPAGRVRVYQADRGGAQALVGEDAIGHTAAGEKIKILSGTAFDLVGDRARTSHSRISRSVTEDAYKITIRNRGGKPATVTVIETLYGNWEITAKSSEYRKKDADTIEFDVPVDAGRSEAMTYTVRFKY from the coding sequence ATGACCGGATTCCGGCTCCCAGTTTCCACCCTGCTCGCGCTGTTCATCACGGTACTTCCCGCCGCGGCGCATGCGGCGGTGGCGCAGCGGGCGCCGGGTCGTGTGGAGCTCGTGATCTACAATAACGATCTGGCTCTCGTGCGCGAGCCGTATGTCTTGAAGCTCTCGCCGGGCCGGAACGACGTGACGCTCGAGGGGGTGCCTCGCCGCATCGATTCGACCTCGGTGCGCCTCGAGGGGGATGGCTTTCGAGTTCTCAGGCAGAGCTTCGACTACGATCTCTGGAACGGCGACCGCGTCTTCCGCCGCTTCCTCGGCGACTCGATCGTGTACCGGTACGCCAGCAGGGCGTACCACGGACGCCTCGTGGGAATCGAGGGGGACGACCTCTTCATCGAGCGCCGCGATTCGGTTGGGGTTCTCACGATGATCGACCGGCGGCAGATCAGCGAGCTCGAGTTTTCGTCACGCATGGGCCTGGCCACCCGCCCCTCGCTTCGCTGGCAGGTGGAGAGCGCGAAGGGAGGGACGGAGGCCGCGATCCTTTCCTATCTGACCTCCGGGATCGAGTGGAGCGGCGAGTACGCGGTGATCCTCGATCCGGGCGAGAAGGAAGTCGAGCTCTCAGGCTGGGCGTCGGTCGTGAACCGTACGGGGACGACCTACGAGGACGCGAAGGTGGCGCTCGTCGCGGGCGACCTGCATCGCGCGGGGGAGACCCCGGATCGCGGCCCCGCCTCGGAAGAGGCCCCCTCCGCGGCGCCGGCTCCCAAGGCCCAGGATCTCTTCGCGTACCACCTCTACCCGCTCCCGGGCTCGATGGATCTTCGCTACCTCGAGACGACCCAGATCCCGCTCGTCGGGCCGGTACGCGTCCCCGCGCGCCGGGCCTACGTCTACGACGCGGCGCGCGATGGATCGCGCGTTCGCGTGCGACTGGAGCTCGGGAACGAGAAAACCCAGGGGCTGGGGGTGCCGCTTCCGGCGGGACGCGTGCGCGTCTACCAGGCGGACCGCGGCGGGGCTCAGGCGCTCGTCGGCGAGGATGCGATCGGCCACACGGCGGCGGGAGAGAAGATCAAGATCCTGAGCGGCACGGCTTTTGATCTCGTGGGCGATCGGGCGCGCACGTCTCACTCCCGAATCTCACGCAGCGTGACCGAGGACGCATACAAGATCACCATTCGAAACCGCGGCGGGAAGCCCGCGACCGTCACGGTCATCGAGACCTTGTACGGAAACTGGGAGATCACCGCGAAATCCTCCGAGTACCGGAAGAAGGACGCCGATACGATCGAGTTCGATGTCCCGGTGGATGCCGGCCGGTCGGAGGCCATGACCTACACGGTTCGATTCAAGTACTAG
- a CDS encoding class I SAM-dependent methyltransferase: MNTRDAVSLIREAIPRCRGAWADLGAGDGTFTRALVDLLEPSRVYAVDRDARSLSKLTRWARTEAPGVIPVLADFSAPFDLPGFNGRKLDGMLLANSLHFVRDPGHVLARLVTWLRPGGRVVLVEYDRRRASRWVPYPIPAAEWPALAASAGLSLPVITASRPSAFGGDLYVAAANLSGDEQDG, encoded by the coding sequence ATGAACACGCGCGATGCAGTGTCGCTGATTCGTGAGGCGATCCCCCGCTGCAGGGGCGCCTGGGCCGACCTCGGTGCGGGCGACGGGACGTTTACGCGGGCGCTCGTCGACTTACTCGAGCCGAGCCGGGTCTATGCTGTCGATCGCGATGCGCGCTCGCTGTCGAAGCTGACGCGTTGGGCGAGGACGGAGGCGCCGGGCGTGATCCCGGTGTTGGCCGATTTCTCGGCTCCGTTCGATCTGCCCGGGTTCAATGGGCGCAAGCTCGACGGGATGCTTCTGGCAAACTCCCTCCACTTCGTCCGCGACCCGGGGCATGTGCTCGCTCGCCTCGTCACTTGGTTGCGGCCCGGCGGACGCGTCGTGCTCGTCGAATACGACCGCCGTCGGGCAAGCCGATGGGTCCCCTATCCCATCCCTGCCGCGGAGTGGCCCGCGCTTGCTGCCTCCGCCGGCCTTTCGCTGCCCGTAATCACCGCCTCGCGACCTTCCGCGTTCGGCGGGGACCTCTACGTGGCGGCGGCAAACCTGTCGGGGGATGAACAGGACGGCTGA